A single genomic interval of Chryseobacterium paludis harbors:
- the argG gene encoding argininosuccinate synthase, translating into MKKKVILAFSGGLDTSYCAKYLSETLGYEVYAVTVNTGGFSKEEEKELEKKALNLGVKNYRCIDAQEDYYNSCVKYLIFGNVLKNNTYPLSVSAERTIQAQEIAKCALEIGADAIAHGSTGAGNDQVRFDLIFQVMAPNVEIITPIRDMALSREEEIEFLKSHGYNMEFHKAQYSVNKGLWGTSVGGKETLTSRNYLPEEAFPSQIKESQPSELEIEFKNGEVVAVNGEYFSHSVYAIQKIEELASAYGIGRDIHVGDTIVGIKGRVGFEAAAASVIIKAHHLLEKHTLSKYQQMMKSQLSDWYGNWLHEALFLDPVMRNIESFLSDSQGMVTGKVFVTLYLYRFVLNGIESEHDLMSDKFGSYGEANRAWSGEDVKGYTKIVSNSLNIYHQINGVKA; encoded by the coding sequence ATGAAAAAGAAAGTAATCTTAGCGTTTAGTGGTGGTTTAGATACCTCTTACTGTGCTAAATATCTTAGTGAAACACTTGGATATGAGGTGTATGCAGTAACTGTAAATACAGGGGGCTTTTCTAAAGAAGAAGAAAAGGAACTGGAAAAGAAAGCCCTGAATCTTGGGGTGAAAAACTACAGGTGTATTGACGCTCAGGAAGATTACTACAATTCTTGTGTAAAGTATCTGATCTTCGGGAATGTATTGAAAAATAATACCTATCCGCTTTCCGTAAGTGCTGAACGCACCATTCAGGCTCAGGAGATTGCAAAATGTGCTTTGGAAATTGGGGCTGATGCTATTGCTCATGGAAGTACAGGAGCAGGCAATGATCAGGTGCGTTTTGATTTGATCTTTCAGGTGATGGCTCCAAATGTGGAAATCATTACGCCGATTCGTGATATGGCATTGTCAAGAGAAGAAGAAATTGAATTCCTGAAAAGTCATGGTTATAATATGGAATTTCATAAAGCTCAATATTCGGTTAATAAGGGACTTTGGGGAACTTCTGTAGGTGGAAAAGAAACATTGACTTCAAGAAATTATCTGCCTGAAGAAGCCTTTCCTTCACAAATTAAAGAGAGCCAACCTTCTGAACTGGAAATAGAATTTAAGAATGGAGAAGTTGTAGCAGTGAATGGCGAATACTTTAGCCATTCTGTCTATGCGATTCAGAAGATTGAAGAACTGGCTTCCGCTTACGGTATTGGTCGTGATATTCATGTAGGAGATACGATCGTTGGAATTAAAGGACGAGTAGGATTTGAAGCTGCTGCTGCATCAGTCATTATCAAAGCGCATCATTTATTAGAGAAGCATACTTTATCTAAATATCAGCAAATGATGAAATCGCAGTTGTCCGATTGGTATGGCAACTGGCTTCATGAAGCATTGTTTCTAGATCCGGTAATGAGAAATATAGAATCTTTCTTATCTGACTCTCAGGGAATGGTAACAGGGAAAGTTTTTGTAACACTTTATCTATACCGATTTGTTCTGAACGGAATCGAATCTGAACATGATCTGATGTCTGATAAATTTGGAAGCTATGGAGAAGCTAATCGAGCATGGAGTGGTGAAGATGTGAAAGGTTATACTAAAATCGTGAGCAATTCCCTAAATATTTATCATCAGATTAACGGAGTGAAAGCATGA